A DNA window from Akkermansiaceae bacterium contains the following coding sequences:
- a CDS encoding 3-deoxy-7-phosphoheptulonate synthase, with the protein MTRHRTDDLRISGINPLISPAVLAYYLPISEQASELVANSRAQAEAILRGDDDRLLAIIGPCSIHDPEAALEYAAKLKVEAERLKDDVFVIMRVYFEKPRTTVGWKGLINDPHLDDSFDINHGLRVARGLLLDLANMGVPAGTEFLDTISPQYIADLIAWGAIGARTTESQIHRELASGLSMPVGFKNGTGGSIQIALDAIQSASRPHHFLSVTKQGVSAIVSTAGNESCHLILRGGKSGPNYDKQSVAAAEAMLREQNLPASVMVDCSHGNSMKDYRNQPMVAADLCNQISAGSRTVTSVMIESNLVEGNQSLSKDLSSLVRGKSVTDACIGWDDTVEVLDRFAAAIRARRD; encoded by the coding sequence GTGACGCGCCACCGCACCGACGACCTCCGTATTTCAGGCATCAATCCGCTCATTTCACCTGCGGTGCTCGCCTACTATCTGCCCATCTCCGAGCAGGCATCCGAGCTGGTGGCAAACTCCCGTGCCCAGGCTGAGGCGATCCTCCGCGGAGATGACGACCGCCTGCTGGCCATCATCGGCCCATGCTCGATCCATGATCCGGAGGCGGCTCTGGAATACGCGGCGAAGCTCAAGGTGGAGGCGGAACGCCTGAAGGACGACGTGTTCGTGATCATGCGTGTCTATTTTGAGAAGCCCCGCACCACCGTCGGGTGGAAGGGTCTGATCAATGATCCGCATCTGGATGATTCCTTCGACATCAACCACGGCCTCCGCGTCGCCCGCGGCCTGCTGCTGGATCTGGCCAATATGGGCGTCCCCGCCGGCACCGAGTTCCTCGACACCATCTCCCCGCAGTACATCGCGGACCTGATCGCCTGGGGTGCCATCGGCGCGCGCACCACCGAATCCCAGATCCACCGGGAACTGGCATCCGGCCTGTCCATGCCGGTGGGCTTCAAGAACGGCACCGGCGGTTCGATCCAGATCGCCCTGGACGCCATCCAGTCCGCCTCACGGCCGCATCATTTTCTCTCCGTCACCAAGCAGGGCGTTTCCGCGATCGTCTCCACGGCGGGCAACGAATCCTGCCACCTCATCCTCCGCGGCGGGAAATCCGGGCCGAACTACGACAAACAAAGCGTGGCGGCGGCAGAAGCGATGCTGCGCGAGCAGAACCTGCCCGCCAGCGTGATGGTGGACTGTTCCCACGGGAACTCCATGAAGGACTACCGCAACCAGCCGATGGTGGCGGCGGATCTCTGCAACCAGATTTCCGCAGGCTCCCGGACCGTCACCTCCGTCATGATCGAGTCCAATCTGGTGGAAGGCAACCAGTCACTGTCCAAGGACCTCTCCTCCCTGGTGCGTGGCAAGTCCGTCACCGACGCGTGCATCGGCTGGGATGATACCGTGGAAGTTCTGGACCGCTTTGCAGCGGCAATCCGGGCGAGACGTGATTGA
- a CDS encoding TlyA family RNA methyltransferase, which yields MKERVDALLVSRGLCDSREQAKRLVLAGEVRSGDKVIDKPSVKLPLDAPLDVKEKPKYVGRGGFKLEGALDAFGVDPAGWVCFDVGASTGGFTDCLLQRGAARVHAVDVGTNQLVWKLRNDPRVIAKEQFNARHMVPEDIGEKVMLAVMDLSFISLTKVLPAVFSILEEKGSVISLIKPQFELEREDIGRGGIVRDPALHERAVEKIRKFVTEEHGREWRGVIPSQITGTDGNQEFLAWIG from the coding sequence ATGAAGGAACGTGTCGATGCGCTGTTGGTATCCCGGGGTCTCTGTGATTCCAGAGAGCAGGCGAAGCGTCTGGTTCTCGCGGGTGAGGTGAGGAGCGGGGACAAGGTGATCGACAAGCCGAGCGTGAAGCTCCCGCTGGACGCGCCGCTGGACGTGAAGGAGAAGCCGAAATACGTCGGACGCGGCGGTTTCAAGCTGGAAGGGGCGCTGGACGCCTTCGGCGTGGATCCCGCCGGGTGGGTGTGCTTCGACGTCGGGGCATCGACGGGTGGTTTCACCGACTGCCTGCTCCAGCGCGGTGCCGCCAGGGTGCATGCGGTGGATGTGGGCACCAACCAGCTCGTCTGGAAGCTGAGGAACGACCCGCGGGTGATCGCGAAGGAACAGTTCAATGCCCGCCACATGGTCCCGGAGGACATCGGTGAGAAGGTCATGCTGGCGGTGATGGACCTTTCCTTCATCTCGCTGACCAAGGTGCTGCCCGCCGTTTTCTCCATCCTGGAGGAGAAGGGGAGCGTGATTTCCCTCATCAAGCCCCAGTTCGAACTGGAGCGCGAAGACATCGGAAGAGGCGGCATTGTCCGCGATCCGGCGCTGCATGAGCGTGCGGTGGAGAAGATCCGGAAATTCGTGACGGAAGAACACGGGCGGGAATGGCGCGGCGTCATCCCGTCACAGATCACCGGCACGGATGGGAACCAGGAGTTTCTCGCCTGGATCGGCTGA
- a CDS encoding transglutaminase family protein, whose amino-acid sequence MKYELIHRTKYLYEGMVTVSHHMARLAPRPLPNQRCPWHELSIQPVPVGRGVHADAYGNVTTYFEMEGSHGELEVVAHSFVEVFPTVHPEAEGTPAWESVRAACGSSVLNGYSEAGAFRFASPMVPTAREFADYARQDFPADRPILGGVVALMGRIHREFKFDTVATDVATPVSEVLRKKAGVCQDFAHLMLACLRSLGLPARYVSGYLETKPPAGQARLTGADASHAWVSVFCGEEAGWIDADPTNDMLPNERHITIAWGRDFSDVSPLRGVTLGAGGQKLKVAVDVIPVEEI is encoded by the coding sequence ATGAAATACGAGCTGATCCATCGCACGAAATACCTCTACGAGGGGATGGTCACCGTTTCCCATCACATGGCGCGGCTGGCACCACGTCCGCTTCCCAACCAGCGCTGTCCATGGCACGAACTTTCCATCCAGCCGGTCCCGGTGGGCCGCGGGGTGCATGCGGACGCCTACGGCAACGTGACCACTTACTTCGAGATGGAGGGGAGCCACGGCGAGCTGGAGGTGGTGGCCCACAGCTTTGTGGAGGTGTTTCCAACCGTTCATCCGGAGGCGGAGGGAACCCCCGCCTGGGAGAGTGTCAGGGCCGCATGTGGCTCGTCCGTGCTGAATGGGTATTCGGAAGCAGGGGCCTTCCGGTTCGCCTCACCGATGGTCCCGACCGCCAGGGAATTCGCCGACTACGCCAGGCAGGATTTTCCTGCGGACAGGCCCATCCTCGGAGGTGTGGTGGCTTTGATGGGCAGGATCCACCGGGAGTTCAAATTCGATACGGTTGCAACCGATGTGGCGACGCCGGTATCGGAAGTGCTCCGGAAGAAAGCCGGAGTTTGCCAGGACTTCGCCCATCTCATGCTGGCCTGCCTGCGCTCGCTAGGCCTGCCCGCCCGCTATGTCAGCGGCTATCTGGAAACCAAGCCACCCGCGGGACAGGCGCGGTTGACCGGCGCGGATGCCTCCCACGCATGGGTTTCGGTTTTCTGTGGCGAGGAAGCCGGGTGGATCGACGCGGATCCCACCAATGACATGCTGCCGAACGAACGGCACATCACCATCGCCTGGGGGCGGGACTTTTCGGATGTGAGCCCCCTTCGCGGTGTCACCCTGGGGGCTGGCGGACAGAAGCTGAAGGTGGCCGTGGATGTGATCCCGGTGGAGGAGATCTGA
- a CDS encoding outer membrane lipoprotein carrier protein LolA, translating into MLRYFVPFALTASAFADPVLDGWLERQATVSSLDAGFTQQRKLPSLKESVTTPGRISFAKPDKFRWQLGEPMQTLAVSDGTTLTLIEESEKSARQIPKDAPQAARFSLLSGKAFESKEAFYGSFEIIETRVTAGIHQFTLKPKDRRMRSNVPWVFIDIDPVKKELRAMELEMQDKSRVRTVFENPRFNTKLPDALFKPDLTGYKVK; encoded by the coding sequence ATGCTCCGGTACTTCGTTCCATTCGCACTCACCGCCTCCGCCTTCGCCGACCCCGTGCTGGACGGCTGGCTGGAACGGCAGGCGACGGTTTCCTCACTGGATGCCGGCTTCACCCAGCAGCGGAAGCTGCCGTCGCTGAAGGAATCGGTAACCACGCCGGGACGCATTTCCTTCGCCAAGCCGGACAAGTTCCGCTGGCAGCTCGGCGAGCCGATGCAGACGCTGGCCGTTTCCGACGGAACCACCCTCACCCTCATCGAGGAGTCGGAAAAATCCGCCCGCCAGATCCCGAAGGACGCTCCGCAGGCCGCGCGCTTCTCGCTCCTGTCCGGCAAGGCGTTCGAGAGCAAGGAAGCGTTCTACGGGAGCTTCGAGATCATCGAAACCCGGGTCACCGCAGGCATCCACCAGTTCACCCTGAAACCGAAGGACAGGCGCATGCGCTCGAACGTCCCATGGGTCTTCATAGACATTGATCCAGTGAAGAAGGAGCTGCGGGCGATGGAACTGGAAATGCAGGACAAGTCCCGCGTGCGGACGGTGTTCGAAAACCCGCGCTTCAACACCAAACTGCCTGATGCACTCTTCAAGCCGGACCTCACCGGCTACAAGGTGAAGTGA